In Sulfuracidifex metallicus DSM 6482 = JCM 9184, a single window of DNA contains:
- a CDS encoding MFS transporter, with protein sequence MKKSIPLIPAIIIVGITFALRASNNMVITTLPLIARYDFHFSSILIGLVSSLAAIFAFMSSGFVNSRLNSRLRKKFFVGFAILYAIVFPLFYFSNPYNVWLLASFLGFAMGLVMPNIMTYAGMAEDQRTRERMLSLYTLALSTSLILGPFIESVVLLKVNLFQAFLVFSIFAAIVAAFSFTVKFPQDSKFQRVNVNVWRRTGFKLSIALNLMYAIPFGMLTTFGGIFAVESFKASYSLATALFGLFFATSFLGRLLLTINPPKNIWTPIWISGSLTIIGLLMVFLSPNLMFYIIALFILGIPHGLTYPVSLISLSRSFSIEERNVANSYFSAIMMGLSSFIPVIISSVVNFFGIRDSFALLLPVSVAFFVIVVWIYFNERSQAKERKQVITR encoded by the coding sequence ATGAAAAAGTCGATTCCGCTGATCCCTGCAATTATCATCGTAGGAATTACTTTCGCCTTACGAGCATCCAACAACATGGTTATAACAACCCTTCCTCTAATAGCAAGATATGACTTCCACTTTTCCAGTATACTTATTGGCTTGGTCTCTTCCCTAGCAGCAATATTCGCTTTCATGTCGAGCGGTTTCGTAAACTCTAGGTTAAACTCTAGGTTAAGGAAGAAGTTCTTCGTGGGCTTCGCAATTCTATACGCGATAGTTTTCCCGTTATTCTATTTCTCGAATCCATACAACGTTTGGTTATTAGCCTCCTTTCTAGGCTTCGCCATGGGCCTAGTCATGCCAAATATAATGACTTACGCAGGAATGGCAGAAGATCAGAGGACAAGGGAGAGGATGCTTTCCCTTTACACTCTAGCATTAAGCACTTCTCTAATACTGGGCCCTTTCATAGAGTCAGTAGTTCTGCTTAAGGTTAACTTGTTTCAGGCGTTCTTAGTATTTTCAATTTTCGCAGCTATAGTTGCAGCATTCTCCTTTACTGTAAAGTTCCCTCAGGATTCGAAATTCCAAAGAGTTAACGTAAATGTATGGAGAAGGACAGGATTCAAGCTTTCCATTGCGCTTAACTTAATGTACGCCATTCCCTTTGGAATGCTCACAACTTTCGGTGGAATTTTCGCAGTAGAGAGCTTTAAGGCATCGTATTCCCTCGCTACGGCTCTTTTCGGTCTCTTCTTTGCTACCTCCTTCCTAGGCAGACTTCTGTTGACAATAAACCCGCCTAAGAATATTTGGACTCCAATATGGATTTCAGGATCGTTGACTATAATAGGCCTGCTAATGGTTTTCTTATCTCCCAACTTAATGTTTTACATTATAGCTCTCTTCATACTCGGTATACCCCACGGTTTAACATATCCTGTTTCACTCATTTCATTGTCCAGAAGCTTTTCTATCGAGGAAAGAAACGTGGCTAACAGCTACTTCTCTGCCATTATGATGGGTCTTTCTTCCTTCATACCTGTTATAATATCATCTGTAGTGAACTTTTTTGGAATAAGGGACTCGTTCGCATTGTTATTACCAGTCTCCGTGGCTTTCTTTGTTATAGTAGTTTGGATATACTTTAACGAACGATCCCAAGCCAAGGAAAGAAAGCAAGTCATAACTAGGTGA
- a CDS encoding adenosylcobinamide amidohydrolase — MELLTFPLRERFITISSALYPEGISEINKVVLAIVPHDYESLTPVEDVMSICKCEKSLVFMTAARKYKMKDLGDFYLFMSAGIGRSGEHAGRTINVGVFLRRNASINAMVDMVRTITEAKCSFLMKMGITGTASDATAVGISGGKREDFMGPSTEIGKMVSREVIRTLAELLEG, encoded by the coding sequence ATGGAACTCTTAACCTTCCCATTACGTGAAAGGTTCATCACCATCTCTTCCGCCCTGTATCCTGAAGGCATCTCAGAGATAAACAAGGTAGTTTTAGCAATAGTTCCCCATGACTACGAAAGCCTGACTCCAGTTGAGGACGTAATGTCAATTTGCAAATGCGAGAAATCCCTGGTTTTTATGACTGCTGCAAGGAAGTATAAGATGAAAGATTTAGGAGATTTCTACCTTTTTATGAGTGCTGGAATAGGGAGAAGCGGAGAACACGCAGGTAGAACCATAAACGTAGGAGTCTTCCTGCGGAGGAATGCGTCTATAAACGCCATGGTTGACATGGTGAGAACAATTACAGAGGCTAAATGTTCTTTCCTAATGAAGATGGGAATAACTGGGACTGCAAGTGATGCAACAGCAGTCGGAATCTCGGGAGGAAAGAGGGAGGACTTTATGGGTCCCTCAACGGAAATAGGCAAAATGGTTTCCAGGGAAGTGATACGAACTCTTGCTGAACTTCTTGAAGGATAA
- a CDS encoding ATP-binding protein encodes MENLESELDLDNQVRKLIEEARTRASSAGEVVGLASRVTPLSHGKDNREIKAEVPFEVYLKKRFLVGSYLGISLPVSKTLVLGRVNAVERSDILAVSKVPALSPIEDASGIATYLALTIELLSEEVDGEVVPPSSPVDPQSPIFVPNEQFIKKMLGLPEKGTEIGRVMEGYKETRVEVRLTHDILRHHMLVVGTTGAGKTNFLKLIAKNSEVPTMVFDIQGDYVKTVAEMGGTVVVPITREYANLEIIEFLDIFLKRTNMLGYMPKELNGNKVVMRNEAGNEFTLYLTAFLLSEIYQYLPDVSPFFTPQGASYFKAITRDCITTIDQWEEDCSDMMNEMRIHKLTQDSIIRTVGLLKETGIIDVKIPGTKGRSKRDFFGEPNYEEVMKQKSVIDLRWALEKGTSSATISAFLVSQRIFERVDKIYKTEGKETPFLMIFDEAHEYFPQGRREEDKEGLERLINRILRLGRVRGIGTVLATHRPTDLNRLILTLTNTKVAMRADEDALKEIGMEDYAGMLQASPAGYGVMRTFSMKVHDLIFRSLKFS; translated from the coding sequence TTGGAGAATTTGGAAAGTGAATTAGATCTGGATAACCAAGTGAGAAAACTTATCGAGGAAGCTAGGACAAGGGCTTCCTCAGCGGGTGAAGTAGTTGGACTAGCCTCAAGAGTTACCCCGCTTTCACACGGAAAGGATAACAGAGAAATCAAGGCGGAAGTTCCCTTTGAGGTCTACCTTAAGAAGAGGTTTCTGGTAGGGAGCTATTTGGGAATATCTCTACCCGTGTCCAAGACTTTAGTTCTGGGAAGGGTTAACGCTGTGGAGAGGAGCGATATACTAGCTGTGTCTAAGGTGCCTGCACTTTCGCCCATAGAGGACGCGTCTGGAATTGCTACTTATCTGGCATTGACAATAGAGCTACTTTCGGAGGAAGTTGACGGTGAGGTTGTTCCTCCATCGTCTCCAGTGGATCCACAAAGTCCCATCTTTGTACCTAACGAACAGTTCATAAAGAAGATGCTAGGTCTACCCGAGAAAGGAACAGAGATAGGAAGGGTCATGGAAGGTTACAAGGAGACTAGGGTTGAAGTAAGGTTAACTCATGACATATTAAGACATCATATGCTAGTCGTGGGAACTACGGGAGCTGGAAAGACCAACTTCCTGAAGCTCATAGCTAAAAACAGCGAAGTGCCCACTATGGTCTTTGACATTCAAGGAGACTACGTGAAGACAGTAGCTGAGATGGGAGGGACAGTGGTAGTCCCAATAACGAGGGAATATGCCAATCTCGAAATAATCGAATTCTTGGATATCTTCCTAAAGAGAACTAACATGCTTGGTTACATGCCTAAGGAACTTAACGGAAACAAGGTTGTGATGAGAAATGAAGCTGGTAATGAGTTCACGCTCTATCTAACGGCGTTCTTGCTATCAGAAATTTACCAGTACCTTCCTGACGTCTCGCCATTCTTCACACCTCAGGGGGCTTCGTACTTTAAGGCCATAACCAGAGATTGTATCACTACCATAGATCAGTGGGAGGAGGACTGTTCCGACATGATGAATGAGATGAGAATCCACAAGTTAACTCAGGATAGCATAATAAGAACTGTGGGTCTATTGAAAGAAACCGGTATAATTGACGTGAAAATACCTGGCACTAAAGGAAGAAGTAAGAGGGATTTCTTCGGAGAGCCAAACTATGAGGAGGTAATGAAGCAGAAGTCGGTTATAGATCTAAGGTGGGCCTTGGAGAAAGGTACGTCAAGTGCTACAATATCGGCTTTCTTGGTATCTCAAAGAATATTCGAAAGGGTGGATAAAATCTACAAAACAGAGGGTAAGGAGACACCCTTCCTGATGATATTTGATGAAGCTCACGAGTACTTTCCGCAGGGAAGGAGGGAAGAAGATAAGGAAGGATTAGAGAGACTCATAAACAGGATCCTAAGGTTGGGTAGAGTTAGGGGAATAGGAACAGTGCTCGCTACTCATAGACCTACAGATCTGAACAGACTTATTCTGACGTTAACCAACACAAAGGTCGCAATGAGAGCGGATGAGGACGCATTGAAGGAAATAGGAATGGAGGATTACGCTGGAATGCTTCAGGCTTCTCCAGCTGGTTACGGAGTCATGAGGACTTTCTCCATGAAGGTACACGACTTAATATTTAGGTCGCTGAAGTTCAGTTAA
- a CDS encoding DNA double-strand break repair nuclease NurA, with amino-acid sequence MGVDNVIGRLMRVLSEVSRHEPYLGVLPTSNFEDSTPLYYDGELEDCSPLENFAYLDTSSRTISVRGANIHMASLYANEGGKHIMVPTDDTVPFLAMKGSEAVITKVKEALGNVLATHNVNGVPYNYDYKDDNILDELRISLENMVINKSTRPVIVDGPIVPGPYLQMVGEPYKSAFEELASRRDRSNLIGVVKRLNFTRKLSREENVKRNYRSLVGATDDVIVQQMGKGKSKFVTSVFKEEVNLKGTTVRRYMVYVKLRDSVFRVESVNRELLCSGVKTSLNSVSIRGIPTFIEVADKMSKRLSASVYVLSFIHASSLLGVNYEDWNTYLEASRDLGD; translated from the coding sequence ATGGGCGTTGACAACGTGATTGGGAGATTAATGAGGGTTCTATCCGAAGTCTCCAGACACGAGCCTTATTTAGGAGTTTTACCTACTTCTAACTTCGAGGACAGTACCCCATTGTACTATGACGGCGAACTGGAGGACTGTTCTCCCCTTGAAAACTTCGCTTACTTAGACACATCTTCTAGGACAATAAGCGTAAGAGGAGCTAACATACATATGGCTTCACTTTATGCTAACGAAGGTGGAAAGCACATAATGGTTCCAACGGACGACACTGTTCCCTTCCTTGCTATGAAGGGATCAGAGGCAGTGATTACTAAGGTCAAAGAAGCACTTGGTAACGTTTTAGCGACGCATAACGTTAACGGTGTACCTTACAACTATGACTACAAGGACGATAATATCCTTGACGAGTTAAGAATTTCGCTTGAAAACATGGTTATAAATAAATCCACTAGACCGGTGATCGTCGATGGACCAATAGTGCCCGGCCCTTACCTCCAAATGGTCGGTGAGCCTTACAAATCTGCGTTTGAAGAATTAGCCTCCAGGAGGGATAGGTCTAATCTAATTGGAGTGGTGAAGAGGCTCAACTTTACAAGAAAGCTTTCCAGGGAGGAGAATGTCAAAAGGAATTATCGTTCACTGGTGGGAGCCACTGACGACGTTATAGTTCAGCAAATGGGAAAAGGAAAGAGCAAGTTCGTAACTTCGGTGTTTAAGGAGGAGGTGAACCTGAAGGGAACCACAGTTAGAAGATATATGGTCTACGTTAAACTTAGGGACAGCGTGTTCAGAGTAGAGAGTGTTAATAGGGAGCTTCTTTGCAGTGGAGTGAAGACGTCTTTGAACAGCGTATCTATAAGGGGAATTCCTACTTTCATAGAGGTAGCGGACAAGATGTCAAAGAGGTTGAGCGCTTCAGTTTACGTACTCTCTTTCATCCATGCCTCTAGTCTCCTTGGAGTGAATTACGAAGATTGGAACACATACTTGGAGGCAAGTCGAGATTTAGGTGATTAA
- a CDS encoding MFS transporter: MVSINNFEKYNKFMRLLLLSVALGGFTDLYDTAIVGGASLTLIKSLNLTSAEFGLFGASTFIGGAVGAFSFGLISDKIGRKRTFVITLLIFIVSELLISAVTNFAELLALRLLVGFGIGADYPPALTMLSEYSSKAERGKYLIKFLIVFSLGGMLSYFVATALLPFGLLQWRLLFLTGAIPPIIALSLRRKLPESPRWYATKGMIDKAKSAMEEMGLIPDISQFTKREQEIVDSKLFRIFLPLLISIFFVNMLLNLPLSGLVALNPILLSALKIPANLDLIFSGLAFLGSQSIGAVLAYPLYDKVGRINMLLIGSAITGGSLITMSFLASPSYASYLIVLLAVAGVFASFYLPVIYSLSTEIFPTKIRGTSQGMGILAIRIAGIIGIFGGSFITAAYGTHGLLLVYGIINFIAFLIALFTLHGKIRVEGRELEDISDEIVDKGEYKENVEEESLKNDDKKRGN, translated from the coding sequence ATGGTATCAATTAACAATTTTGAGAAATACAACAAATTTATGAGGTTACTTCTTCTCTCCGTAGCCTTGGGTGGATTTACGGATCTTTACGACACTGCTATCGTGGGAGGAGCGTCACTAACCCTTATAAAAAGTCTGAATTTGACAAGTGCAGAGTTCGGACTGTTCGGTGCTTCGACCTTCATTGGTGGGGCAGTAGGAGCGTTCAGCTTCGGATTGATTTCTGATAAAATAGGTAGAAAGAGGACTTTCGTCATCACGTTGCTGATCTTTATCGTGTCGGAGTTGTTGATCTCTGCCGTAACCAACTTCGCTGAACTCCTTGCTCTAAGACTACTTGTGGGTTTCGGAATAGGGGCAGACTATCCTCCTGCACTAACCATGCTCTCTGAGTATTCCTCTAAGGCTGAGAGAGGTAAATATCTCATAAAATTTCTCATAGTTTTCAGCTTGGGTGGAATGCTATCCTATTTCGTCGCTACGGCGTTGTTGCCATTCGGTCTGCTTCAGTGGAGATTGCTTTTCCTCACCGGAGCCATACCTCCAATAATCGCGTTGAGCCTAAGAAGGAAGCTTCCAGAGTCACCTAGATGGTACGCAACTAAGGGAATGATAGATAAGGCTAAGAGCGCAATGGAGGAAATGGGATTGATCCCAGACATCTCTCAATTTACTAAGAGGGAGCAGGAAATTGTAGATTCAAAGCTTTTCAGGATATTCCTTCCACTTTTGATATCTATCTTCTTTGTGAATATGTTGTTAAATTTACCATTGTCAGGTCTTGTTGCTCTAAACCCCATCCTGCTTTCAGCCTTAAAGATACCTGCAAATCTGGACTTAATCTTCTCTGGGCTAGCCTTCCTGGGAAGTCAGTCAATAGGTGCGGTGCTTGCATATCCTCTTTATGATAAGGTTGGTAGAATAAACATGCTTCTTATTGGCTCAGCTATCACAGGAGGGTCGCTGATAACCATGTCCTTCCTCGCAAGCCCATCTTATGCTTCATACTTGATAGTTCTCTTAGCAGTTGCAGGAGTGTTTGCGTCGTTTTACCTTCCAGTCATATATTCTTTAAGCACTGAAATATTTCCAACAAAAATTAGAGGAACAAGTCAAGGCATGGGAATCCTCGCCATAAGGATAGCCGGAATAATAGGAATATTCGGCGGTTCATTCATTACCGCAGCTTACGGCACTCACGGTCTCCTCTTAGTTTATGGTATAATAAACTTCATAGCGTTCTTGATAGCACTCTTCACGCTTCACGGAAAGATAAGGGTAGAAGGAAGGGAATTGGAGGACATCTCAGATGAAATCGTAGACAAGGGAGAATATAAAGAGAATGTGGAGGAAGAATCGTTAAAGAATGATGACAAAAAACGTGGAAATTGA
- a CDS encoding ABC transporter ATP-binding protein: MIELKELIKRYGQKVVLDGISEKIETGEFFVILGPSGAGKSTMLKVIAGIEELDKGQILVDGKDISHLPPEKRNIAMVFQNYALYPNMTVFDNIAFPLKMKGMKKEEIQEKVNRVAKLLGIGDILKNNVTKISGGQQQRVAIARAIVREPSFYLLDEPLSNLDARTRFVARGELKRIQKELGGTFIYVTHDQKEAMSLADRIAVLHLGKFEQVGTPMELYEYPKTKWVGDFIGDFLMNFLPGNVIGIDGVEIGFRPEWVKVDDGEFNGVVNSMESVGESTYLFLEVKDMKVVIAAKGSFDVGDEVKFGITKFRKYKNGFMVDER; encoded by the coding sequence ATGATAGAATTAAAGGAATTAATTAAAAGGTACGGTCAAAAGGTAGTTCTTGACGGAATAAGCGAAAAGATTGAAACTGGAGAATTTTTCGTGATACTTGGACCCAGCGGTGCAGGAAAATCCACCATGCTTAAGGTAATAGCTGGTATCGAGGAACTTGACAAGGGACAAATCCTCGTTGATGGAAAGGATATCTCTCACCTTCCTCCAGAAAAGAGAAATATAGCAATGGTATTTCAGAACTATGCCCTTTATCCCAACATGACTGTCTTCGACAACATAGCTTTCCCCTTAAAGATGAAGGGAATGAAGAAGGAAGAAATACAGGAGAAAGTTAACAGGGTAGCAAAACTTTTGGGCATAGGAGATATTCTCAAGAACAACGTTACAAAAATAAGCGGAGGCCAGCAACAGAGGGTAGCCATAGCGAGAGCGATAGTGAGGGAACCTTCGTTCTATCTGCTGGATGAACCCTTATCCAATTTAGACGCTAGAACTAGGTTTGTGGCTAGAGGAGAGCTTAAGAGAATACAGAAGGAATTAGGCGGGACTTTCATTTACGTTACTCACGATCAGAAGGAGGCAATGAGCTTAGCCGACAGAATAGCCGTCCTTCACTTGGGAAAGTTCGAGCAGGTTGGAACTCCAATGGAGTTGTATGAGTATCCAAAAACTAAATGGGTCGGAGACTTCATAGGCGACTTCCTCATGAATTTCCTTCCAGGTAATGTAATTGGGATTGACGGAGTCGAGATAGGGTTCAGACCAGAATGGGTTAAGGTAGATGATGGCGAATTCAATGGAGTTGTTAACTCAATGGAGTCAGTGGGAGAGTCAACTTATCTTTTCCTGGAGGTAAAGGATATGAAGGTAGTGATAGCAGCTAAAGGATCATTTGACGTAGGCGATGAGGTAAAGTTCGGGATAACTAAATTCAGGAAATATAAGAATGGATTCATGGTGGATGAAAGGTAA
- a CDS encoding carbohydrate ABC transporter permease: MKAGKILTYVGATIFTLYFLVPLYLLFLIAFSPAKFTLEALYPSLILKQFTLNNLIYAFTQYDFISPFLKSFFVASLVGILAIVLGVPAGYGLSRLPSRLAYGIIVLLLITNMVPGLIVAIPISVEFIKLHLFDSIPGLALVQELVTLPLAVFILQGTFSAVPREIEYQAKMDGASTFSFLTDVLMPVALPGIVTAFLISWMFSWDEFTYAILLSPIHPTLPVEIYLNIERGNELAAVAFSLVFTIPVIVLTLILQKYLKGEYLAGGVKY; this comes from the coding sequence ATGAAAGCTGGAAAGATCCTTACATATGTAGGTGCGACCATCTTCACTTTGTATTTTTTAGTTCCGTTGTACCTCCTTTTCCTTATAGCGTTTAGCCCAGCTAAGTTCACTTTAGAAGCTTTATATCCATCTTTAATATTAAAACAATTTACATTGAATAATCTTATATATGCATTTACTCAGTACGACTTCATTTCCCCCTTCCTTAAGAGCTTCTTTGTGGCTTCATTAGTAGGGATTTTAGCTATAGTTTTAGGCGTGCCTGCAGGATATGGACTTAGTAGGTTACCAAGTAGATTAGCCTATGGCATAATAGTGCTCCTTCTGATAACCAACATGGTGCCTGGACTAATTGTTGCAATTCCAATCAGCGTGGAATTCATAAAGTTACATCTGTTCGATAGTATACCCGGTCTAGCATTAGTTCAGGAATTAGTTACACTCCCTCTAGCAGTTTTCATACTTCAGGGCACTTTCTCTGCAGTACCTCGGGAAATAGAGTATCAGGCAAAGATGGACGGTGCATCGACTTTCTCCTTCTTGACCGATGTGTTAATGCCAGTAGCTCTACCAGGAATAGTTACAGCTTTCCTAATATCTTGGATGTTCTCGTGGGATGAATTCACATATGCTATACTGCTCTCCCCTATACATCCCACATTACCAGTAGAAATTTACCTGAACATAGAGAGAGGTAACGAGCTAGCTGCGGTAGCGTTTTCCCTAGTTTTCACAATACCTGTGATTGTTTTAACTCTAATACTTCAGAAATATTTGAAGGGTGAATATTTAGCTGGAGGTGTAAAATATTAA
- a CDS encoding sugar ABC transporter permease, producing MRRDLKYFLFVLPSIIYVLAFAFYPSARAVYLSFENSRGQFTLANYKELFFFNIYGTIENTVIVTVGALLIQLGLALGISSILVREFRGKKLVSTISIIPMGVATVVAAITFSFIFQTSGGYANSFLHLFGLNGVNWYSTTLSSLFIVMIADSWKNTPIMTLILLAGMYSIPRDLYFAASLDGAGPLRRFIHVTLPNLKKFIAIALIIRGVSEFNIFALPLILIGYTPPLLTTLTYSLYSTTTKNLASAGAVLILALISVLIFLNIKLGGKR from the coding sequence TTGAGAAGAGATTTAAAGTATTTCCTTTTTGTTTTACCTTCAATCATCTACGTTTTAGCCTTCGCATTTTACCCTTCAGCTAGAGCTGTTTATTTGAGCTTTGAAAACTCTAGAGGACAGTTCACTTTAGCTAACTACAAGGAACTGTTTTTCTTCAACATTTATGGAACGATTGAGAACACAGTCATTGTTACCGTTGGTGCTCTCCTCATTCAATTGGGCCTAGCCCTTGGTATATCCTCCATCTTGGTCAGGGAGTTCAGGGGGAAGAAGTTAGTCTCTACAATATCCATCATACCTATGGGTGTAGCCACCGTTGTGGCAGCTATAACTTTCTCCTTTATCTTCCAGACTTCTGGAGGATATGCCAATAGCTTCCTCCACCTATTTGGGCTAAATGGAGTGAATTGGTACTCCACTACTTTATCCTCGCTTTTCATAGTAATGATAGCCGACAGTTGGAAGAACACTCCTATTATGACACTAATACTTTTGGCAGGCATGTATTCGATACCAAGGGACTTATATTTCGCAGCGTCATTGGACGGTGCAGGTCCTCTTAGGAGATTCATACATGTTACATTACCTAACCTAAAGAAATTCATTGCGATAGCCTTGATAATTAGAGGAGTGAGCGAGTTCAATATTTTCGCTTTACCGCTAATATTAATTGGATACACTCCTCCATTGCTCACCACTTTGACTTACAGTTTGTATTCAACCACAACGAAGAACTTAGCTTCAGCTGGGGCCGTTCTAATCTTGGCGTTAATCTCAGTATTAATTTTCCTCAACATCAAACTTGGTGGTAAGAGATGA
- a CDS encoding ABC transporter substrate-binding protein translates to MNKKLVRAIGRTALIGILVLAVIVVAAGVGYYYYTGSSSQNGKIVINYYDDLAPSEAKIFDNAIIPLFEKEYPNITVKLHVESASDMVGTIKALVEGNDVGSTVIAEDNMIIGELIYANDLMNITPYMSSLPTSNLIPSMVNLMNYEEHVYHSVYFIPFRGNIHLVWYNEIVMKEVGITSPPSNWSQLMNDAQLIYQKTGVKPVMFQGHGGASTSTELYQWMVQAGGNPFVFNDSGDIKAFTYLDKLSAYFNPDYIHGYWGNYKGLANGKYYILDYQWPYIYSTMKSEGINVSGIGFYPGPTGPANNDHLVGGDVIAIPKGATHVHALLLFVKFLLSYQVQRDIIMLLGEPAVNSQAYNNLPSNVSSLFKAEETAFQSAFFREPVPWINEWNKIADNAFVSIVENNAPTSEIPSILNSANQEMYNYLLTNYNSTVANEYEQGYFAPLYG, encoded by the coding sequence ATGAACAAGAAATTAGTAAGAGCGATAGGAAGAACTGCACTAATAGGAATCTTGGTTCTTGCCGTTATAGTAGTTGCTGCAGGAGTAGGATATTATTACTATACTGGATCATCATCTCAAAACGGTAAAATAGTTATAAATTATTACGATGACTTGGCACCTTCAGAAGCCAAGATCTTTGACAACGCCATAATTCCCTTGTTCGAGAAAGAATACCCTAACATAACGGTGAAATTGCACGTTGAAAGTGCTTCAGACATGGTTGGAACAATCAAAGCGTTAGTTGAAGGAAACGATGTAGGATCAACTGTTATAGCAGAAGATAATATGATTATAGGAGAGCTCATCTACGCAAACGACCTAATGAACATTACACCTTACATGTCGTCCTTACCTACATCTAACCTTATCCCGTCTATGGTAAACTTGATGAATTACGAAGAACACGTGTACCACAGTGTCTACTTCATACCATTTAGGGGAAACATACACCTAGTGTGGTACAACGAAATAGTTATGAAAGAAGTAGGAATAACCTCTCCACCTTCCAATTGGTCACAGTTAATGAATGATGCACAATTGATATATCAGAAGACTGGCGTTAAACCGGTGATGTTCCAAGGACATGGTGGAGCAAGTACCTCAACTGAGTTGTATCAATGGATGGTTCAAGCAGGAGGAAATCCGTTCGTTTTCAACGATTCGGGTGATATAAAGGCGTTCACGTACTTGGACAAACTATCTGCATACTTCAATCCTGATTATATACACGGTTACTGGGGCAATTACAAAGGACTAGCTAACGGCAAATACTACATATTAGACTATCAATGGCCATACATTTACTCCACCATGAAGAGCGAGGGAATTAACGTAAGCGGAATAGGTTTCTACCCTGGACCTACTGGACCTGCTAATAACGATCACTTGGTGGGAGGAGACGTCATTGCAATACCTAAGGGAGCAACTCACGTCCATGCGTTGTTATTGTTTGTGAAGTTCTTGTTGTCATATCAAGTACAGAGGGATATAATCATGCTTTTAGGAGAACCAGCCGTGAACTCACAAGCCTACAATAACCTTCCTTCTAACGTATCTTCACTGTTCAAGGCAGAGGAAACAGCCTTCCAGAGCGCATTCTTTAGGGAACCAGTACCATGGATAAATGAGTGGAACAAGATAGCTGACAATGCCTTCGTTAGCATCGTAGAGAACAATGCTCCTACTTCAGAGATACCGTCAATTTTAAACAGTGCAAACCAGGAAATGTATAACTACCTACTAACGAACTATAACTCAACCGTAGCTAACGAGTACGAACAAGGATACTTCGCACCCCTTTACGGGTAG
- the sfsA gene encoding DNA/RNA nuclease SfsA has translation MIQPGEEVYKFPPLMEGKVRERPNRFVVILDENYKCHLHDPGRLKELLYKGNKVLFTNVEGDRKTKCQIEACWDNEWVITDSSIHNKIARLFLPKDVKSEVKWGRSRIDFQYDNTLVEVKGASLVKNGVALFPDAPTERGRRHLEELLAAKKKGMEAKLMILVMRNAECFMPNEETDPKFASTFRETLKGGVKVEIKTFSLNDRSVIYTKDIQICHKLT, from the coding sequence TTGATTCAGCCCGGTGAAGAAGTATACAAGTTTCCTCCACTCATGGAAGGAAAAGTTAGAGAAAGACCTAATAGGTTCGTAGTAATTCTAGATGAGAATTATAAGTGTCACCTTCATGACCCTGGTAGACTAAAGGAGCTATTATATAAGGGAAACAAGGTTCTGTTCACTAATGTAGAAGGAGACAGGAAAACTAAATGTCAAATCGAAGCATGCTGGGACAACGAATGGGTTATAACAGATTCAAGCATTCACAATAAGATAGCCAGGCTATTTCTTCCTAAGGATGTTAAATCCGAGGTAAAGTGGGGAAGAAGCAGGATAGACTTTCAATACGATAATACTCTTGTCGAAGTAAAAGGAGCTTCGCTCGTAAAGAATGGAGTAGCCCTCTTTCCAGATGCTCCTACAGAAAGGGGAAGGAGACATTTGGAGGAACTTTTAGCTGCCAAGAAAAAAGGAATGGAAGCAAAATTAATGATTCTAGTAATGAGGAACGCCGAATGTTTCATGCCGAACGAGGAGACTGACCCCAAGTTTGCTTCTACTTTTAGAGAAACTTTAAAGGGAGGCGTTAAGGTTGAGATAAAGACGTTCTCGTTAAATGATAGGTCAGTAATCTACACCAAAGATATTCAGATCTGTCATAAACTAACCTGA